One Glycine max cultivar Williams 82 chromosome 8, Glycine_max_v4.0, whole genome shotgun sequence genomic window, ATTATAGAGTAATGGTGAGCATGGGCCCCACCGCAGGGATCTTCTTTATCAATCCAGTCAAACCAAAACACTCTTTTGCTTTTGTCCAGTCAAACTGGGCAACCAAGAGTCAAAAATATCGTTAATACCTTTGAAGTTTGAATCCACCAATGGTGCCAAGCTGAAATCCACCTATATACTTACAAACTAAGAAAATTGTGGCCTTCGTGTTTTCTTGCTTTTATGgtgcattgtttttttttttttatcttttcatttgagttttaaaattaattcttgtATTTAAATGTATACTCATACAAGTAattacttaaatatataataaaaaccaAAGCATTATTTCATATCCTTACCATAAAAATGAAGTTTTTGGATAGCTAACCAAAGATATTCCACAACACAATTATGTAGATGAAGATATtgtaataaagaattaaaaaaagatggagatgattaaaattttgaaagttgttacCTAAAGTTACagcatataaatataaaatataaattttgaataaaaaattctgtaaattttgtatttcattctaaagttaatatattaaataacattaatatGAAGTAATACTTAAActctttcaataatttttattgatttttgcaacaacaaaaaaaatatactgaAATCTGAACTCATTCAACTAGTAGTTACAGTCTCACAATGCACCTTTTTGTAGATACCCACTAATAACTTGAGTCTGATTCATACTATTATCTCAATTATAATTTACTTAATCCTAcgtaattttgatttcttttttgttttgtttttttatgaagaaaggTTTAGGTGAATTTAGTTTTGGAAGCTCACCAGAACGAACACATGCATCAGGTCTCATTAAGGCACTTAAAGATCGTCCATTAACAATAGGGTTCAAACTTATTCTTATgaaatatatcaattaaatcaatgtttattgatattttttttatttttcttaaagcaTAAGGACTGTCtgattcgttttttttttttggcatattGTGTGACTACTAATATAATCAAAGGaaataatcatataaaatatcaaatatttttttaaaatatcagtgtatattttttaatttattaggagATATTCAGAATTTCTTATTTGACATTTAATTAATCTTTCTCCTATTAGGTCGATTCATTTTGAAGTAACTTTATGCTAAAGTTAGAGATCGGATTGCATTCGCTAGTTAAAGGTTTAAAACTTTCTGcactcttattattttatttttttacatttttattatttatttttctatttttagtggatttcagaaagtttattttaaaatacaataatttacATTGTCAAATGGACTTTCCAAATTCAATGAAAAATGCAGAAACAACAGTGAAAATATTGAAAACAACGCCTGCTTAAAGGAATAAAATATCAAGCTATGCTGACAacttttgataaatatcaaatgTTTTGAAGTTCTAGAAACACCCCAAATATCCAGCTATCCTTGGGTAGCAGCATTAACCCAATAGTAATGTTTCAACTTCATAGAGATTCCAATTACCTACAGTACACTCAAAAAATTATGCATTTACACACTCAGCTAAGGACAATACGGCTAAGGTTTCGTTCTTATaagtaagaaaaaatagaatttgatTTGAATCATATGTTCCATTTTCATTCAATAACTCCGATTTATGTCTCACAAAATTACAAAAGTGGGTATTAAAATTTGAgatctgaatttttttaatttgactttttattttaaaagaaaaataaaaatttaattatttatagaaCATGATCTATACATACACAGTAAATAatacatttaataaatttttattcaattattcagatattttactttttatctaaaataaattattcacttTTAAGCATTCATTAATGGAATTAGTCTAAAAAAAGATTAGTCTCCTTTAAAATAATGAATCAAGCATAAAATTTCTAACTACTCTAATATTGAGGAGTGAACATCTCAAATTTAAAGTTTATAAGATTAAATATTTACACTTGGATACCACTTAACCCAATAAGCCTAACATCAATCCATAGaatagattttgaatttgagtttaattcaattttataaaattaattataaagtatCGGTAGTTTTTTCACTAGTATTTTAACTTGTCCATCTAGTTGACATGAAATCTTTAATACTAGGCACATTTAGAAGTGTATAAACATGCAAAGAATATCtgagaaaaaatatatgtttgaatatatatatatatatatatatatatgtttgtacTGAATTTAGCATATTATACAACTTGCTTGGTTatagtattttctttaaaatgataGTAAATATACGCTATTTCAAGCATACTTGATTCGAAGGCAAGATAAaggtttattaaattatagttagtttttaaaattttttttattaattaaaaattttatttgataaatatttttttaataattttaaaattttcaattattaattaacttttcaattttttagctTTGGAGCTAGTTTTACTTTATCATAAACATAATTTTCTAACATTGTAGTTGACTGGTTGTAGCTTTTCGGCAGTGATCTTCATGTGTGTGTGACCACGAAGCTAAATAAttggtttagaaaaaaaatatacacatacaTATAAAGAATTTATATCCTTATTCGGTCTTTTCAGATAAGTTGAATcaaataatagtaattttaacGATGATACAAAATCCGGGACcacaaaatcaaagaaaaaggatATGACTAccgcttcttaattattttttccttaaaaaaattattatctatttaCCGCATTTTCCGGCATCTAATTTATAATCCACGTACCTATCACGTGAATAGGTTAAGAAAACTAACTTCATTAGTTAATGTTCCCTTGATAACAGGTAAGTTTGACaacaataagaaaatttaattttccaaGGACAGACTGTTTCCGGATCATTTGAATTACCTTTTTTTTGTATGAaacttttaatgaataaaatttatataacatCTTATAAGGtgttctgtcaaaaaaaaaaaatcttgatgaAGAGAGAAATTTACAGGTGTTGAAGCCGGTTTTGATTCGTGGGACCAGCttgtttaaccttttttttttaatggatcaaaacaatattattaaccTTTGAATTTATTTTGGTCTGTCCTATTTTAATACGTAAGAAAAACAAGGTAGGGTGAGCCCATCCGTCCTAccaatagtttttttatttaagtaaaagagataaaaaaaaaaactagtataaGATTTCAAATTCGGTTTCATTTTAGTAAGAAAGTGATGATGTGCTTAGAATAGAATATTTTAAGCTAAGaagtcattttatttaatcattattttaattttttatatataattttttcattttccattttgtatatatatatatagtttttaacTGGTAAGTTTTTTAATTCATCCTTAAACAAACTATATTTTTTCAGTTCACATTGGCTTGATTCTCCCAATTTAATTTGTCAGCATAGATTCACTTGTTAAAACTTTGAATATGTTAATCCACTAGTATAGAATCATTTCAGTAAATGAGTGATTTATGAGTCTTGAATATGTTAAATTCATGAAGTGAGAAATAATTctattatttcaattaaaattttcttcataaaataataattgagatctatataaagaaaagattgaCTAAGAAAAGATAAGCGGCTAACAAACTTGTTTAAAATGATTAGTCTTGTATTAATCATCGATAAGTTATCTTATCAAATACTTTACTTAGTGAATATGTCAATTGATAAGCTCATATTTTTAAGTGGGCTTGCTTCCCCGATTTTAATTTGTCATCATAAATTCACTTGTTAAAACTTTGAATATGTCAATCAActagtatataattattttagttaaatgaGTGATTTATGAGTTTTGAATATGTTAAATTCATGAAGTGAGAAATAATCTattaaatcaatcaaaattaccttcataaaataataattgagatatatataaaagaaaagattcaCTAAGAAAAGATGAGTGGATAGTAAACTTGTTTAAAACAATTAATCTTGTATTAGCCATAGATAAATTATCAAATACTTTACACAATTAAATTCTACCATGGTGTAACTTTTTCATCAATAAGTTTTAAATTGAGACTCTATTTGtgaaaagtattaaatattacTTATGTTTTAGATgcaccttttcttttatttaatgttttagttaaatattatgatatttatttacaaattatatatatcacaAAGAGATACTGAAAACCCAGGAGAGAAAAAGTCCATTTTGaccaaaagagaaaagaagagaaagccATAAGCCCATAAGCTACTGGCCACTATGTGCTCATAAGCCCATACGCTACTGGCCCCACTATGTTCTGATTTGGTTGTCTAgtgatttaataataataatgtattgcTATTAGTGGTTTAATAATAACGTATAAATATCTAGCTGCGTGGGTTGTTTCATCTCAAACCCTCCTATAATTCTATATTGATATTAGTGGTTTAATGATTTGTTCCAATGGATCTGATCAACGTGATGCATCTATGAAGTCAAGGGAAGCCACGGTTTGACTTTCtgatacaaaagttagtcaattcaattttcaaaaaaaatgttggaGCAAATTAATATGGAgctattattgttgttattgagttactttaaaaatatttttagtaatttctctctttttgagCTTTCAACCGAGGATGTTCTATGGAGCACCATACTTGATTACCACTTCCCCTTTTATTATAgctattaattttgattttccttaataactatttaaatgtggacttactttttgttttaattttttttctttctttatatatatatatatatttttttttttcattttagttattctattaattaattgataacgTGACTAACATAAACTCAGTACTATATGGCTGAAATATATATGCTGTCATGTTTCAGGTTGGTTTAATTTGTGATATTTATCATGTCGTGCATTCACATTGTATTCCATGACCACAATTAGAGATAAAAGCACAATTAAACAATATTACATTAATCTTTTCAGAAATATAAATGCCGGCTGGGAAAAGTGATCAAAAGTTAGAACCTCCGAGAGGTTTATTGCCAATTATTTATGGCGCATGAGAAGAGAAGTCAACTAATTCtaagaaacaaaatcatattaattttaattgttgatgatacaattgagagaaagaaagagagcaCTCTAAGCCCTCTGTTTCTGTATAAATATCCAGTCATCAGCCACTTATCACAAAATGCAATTGCAAATGATGCTTCAGGTTTCACAGAACAGCATTTCCAggaagttgaaaaattaaaaaggcgTTGCAAAGAATGCATAAGGTGTGACTTGACTTCTCTTCCGTGTAACCATGATGGATAAGCCCAAAATCTTGATCAAGAAGAGtctacaaaaagaaaaacagattGCTCTGCATCCACTGTCACAGAGAAAACCTTGTGTCACACCTTCAAATGCTACCGGTTTGTACACCCTACCCTTACTTCAACCTTCTTTCAAATTCTTGGCCATAAATTCGACCCCCTCATCGCCTAGAGCTTTACCAATGAAGAAAGTAACTAAGAGCTTTCAACCATCATCAAGTGAGGTTAGAAACATTTCCTACAACTACAAGCTACAAGAAATTATTCCAAAAACTGACAGGGTTAAGGAAGAGGGATTCAAATGCAGTGCACTTTTTTGCATGCATCTTCCAGGATTTGGTAAAACAAAGCcagttaaagaaagaaaagcagaAACCCAAATGCATGCTTCAGTGAACCCTGTGTTATCAAAGCCAAATTCTTCTTCGCAAAAATTTGAACGTAGTTCCCTGCTTTCACAAGCAAGAATTCATGAAAATGAAGGAGATAACTCTGTTAGTTCCTACTTTGATCTGCCATCTGAGTTGTTTAAATTCAGCAGCCATAATGCATAATACCTGGTTACGTACGCCAGAGACAAGGAAACTAACGTCTTTTTAGAAGCACAGGGCGCATATTGAGTGTACTGTATATATATTGAAGATAActctttcaaaaatcaatactTTTGTTAAGTTTTATCAATGTTATATGCAGTTGTTTCTGCGTGTGCTACGTGGATGCTAACTCGTTATATGGTGTACCTTGTTTGATATAAGatctatataaatatacaaattgATCGCATAAAGCCTAAATTCATGCCCAAACTACATAGTGCAGTCTGAATCTCTGGCTATATATGATACTGTCTCCACAAAGTTTGATATATGCAAATGCAACTAGGAGTCATGCTTTATCTTCATCTAAACAAAATGACTTCACTTTTGAGAGTTAGTGTGGTCTTAATTGGATCGCGCATCTGATAGATAAGTCACTAATTTCACTGGAAAATGCACTGTAATTAACTTACTTAGGCGTATGCATTAACATTGTCAACACATTTTTAAGACTGAAGAAcagtttataaattacaatatCCTTATTCTTTCTTAATAGGGATGATACAGCAAAAAATAAAACCGTGAACAGGTTCCATCAAATCGGAcctaaaaaaaagcataaatatcataaaaaataggatttggacCGTTACAAATATGCCTAAGTACCCCTGTTcggcatttttttaaaaatatgtgtgAGTCGCCTAAGACATTCAAGGGGtgatatttttcatgtttgcacgtcaaggaactcataaaaaataaaaccgtGAAACGGTTCCATCGAATCGgacataaaaaaacacaaaaatcataaaaaaaaataggatttggacTGTTACAAATATGCGTAAGTACCCCTGTtcggaatttttttaaaacttatgtCCGAATCGCCTAAGACATTCGAGGGgcgctatttctcatgttttcaTGTCAAGGAactcaagaaaaataaaaaaccgtGAACCGGTTCCATCGAATTGgaactaaaaaaaacacaaaaatcatgaaaaataggATTTGGACTATTACAAATATGCCTAAGTATCCCTGTttggcatttttttaaaattatgtgtgaGTCGCCTAAGACATTCAAGGGGctctatttctcatgtttgcacgtcagagaactcaaaaaaaaaaataaaaccatgaATCGGTTCCATCGAATCGGTCctaaaaaaaaagcacaaatatcataaaaaataggatttggacCGTGAACCGGTTCGATGGAACCGtttcatgatattatttttttttggttctttGACATGCAAACAATATAAATAGTGCCCCTCAAATGTCTTACGTGActcacatttaatttttaaaaaacactgAATAGGGGTACTTAGCCATACTTTTAACGGTccaattcctatttttttttttaaattttttgtgctttttttttgtCCGATTCGATGGAACCGGttcatgttattatttttttgcgtTCTTTGACGTGCATACAATATAAATAGAGCTCCTCGAATGTCTTGGGCGACTcgcacataatttttaaaaaatgtcaaacacGGGTACTTAGTCATACTTTCAACGgtccaaatcctatttttttttaattttttgtgcttttttttgTACGATTCAATGGAACCGgttcatgatatttttttttttttgttctttgacGTGCAAACAATAGAAATAGTGCCCCTCGAATGTCTTAGGCAACTtccacataattttaaaaaaacgccGAACACGGGTACTTAGCCATACTCTTAACGgtccaaatcctattttttttcaatattttgtgcTTTTTTTTGTCCGATTCGATGGAACCGGttcatgatattattatttttgggttctttgacgtgcAAGCAATAGAAATAGTGCCCCTCGAATATCTTAGGCAACTcgcacataatttttaaaaaaatgccgAAAAAGGGTACTTAGCCATACTTTTAACAgtccaaatcctattttttttaatattttgtgtttttttgtccGGTTCGATGGAACCGGTTTACGATATTATttcttttgggttctttgacgtgcAAACAATAGAAATAGTGCCCTTCGATTGTTTTAGGCGACTcgcacataatttttaaaaaacgcaGAACACAGGTACTTAGGCATACTTTTCACGAtccaaatcctattttttttaattttttgtgctttctttttttccGATTCGATGGAACTGGTTcacgatattattttttttgggttctttgatgtGCAAACAATAGAAATAGCGCCCCTCAAATGTCTTAGGCAACTcacacataatttttaaaaaacaccgAACAGGGGTACTTAATCATACTTTTAACGGtccaattcatatttttttttaattttttgtgcttttttttgGTCCGATTCGATGGAATCGGTTCacgctattatttttttttttgcgttctTTCACGTGCATACAATAGAAATAGCACCCCTCGAATGTCTTAGGCGACTcacacataatttttaaaaaacgccgaacatgggtacttagCCATACTTTTAAGGGTcaaattcctattttttttttattttttgtgctttttagTTCTAGGTgtaattagattttattttcagcAATTGATTATGTCATTCACAAACAGTAtacagaaaattaaataatgaaacaaatatttaacaaaatatgtattaccaaaataatgtaacactaacaataatgttatcaaatacaaaaataatacacaTCATATCAAAAGCTAATCTATGCGTTGTCTATGTCACGCCCTAAGACTTCCATCAGAGGCCTTTCCCTTAGCGAGCCACAGGCAATCTTCCATGATCTCATGTAACTTTGTTCCTGCAGTCAccatcctaaggttgagcacacgctccaacctttCTACGATTGCTTCGCAACCTTCACAAGAAACCTGTCACAGTCATAAAAACACAGtgattacaaaatattaaataaaaaacaaattacaaacCACTTAACCAAACTAAAATACCACTGAATGTCTGGGAGATCAGCTGCAATTGGAACCTCCGGGACATGTGGCTCGACGTATGCTTCCACATCTAGGGCAGCTGGTTGTCTGGGCTCATCGCCTTCGTGAGTTGGCGTGACAAACGGGTGAGATATCTGGAAATACCACTCCATGTAGTCCATTGATACCTGCCCGGGGACAACACAAATCTCACCCGCGGGTGCTAAATGGTCCCCGAAATGCATCCACCTCTCGTCTATCTCGTCATACGACAAAGAAGCAGTAACCGGCGGTGGAGGGATGGTCTGGATGTACCCGAACTGTCGTAGCACCCGCTCTGGTCGGACGTAAACCACAACATGACCCCATCTGAGCTGCCCATGGTAGCATGAAATAAGCTTGAAGCCCCTAACTGCCTGGTGCTCACTATAGGGCAACCAGGAAACGTCTGTGATCGTCAGAGCATCTAAACGTGCCCTGTATGGCGCTCCCTTGATCCCATTCATGTGCGCCTTTGTTGTAAGCCACCTCTAGGCACGTGGGGTAGTCTCAGCGTACGCATCATCAATGACGCACTGATGAACACTGCGAAAGTGCTCATATATCCAGCACTACACAAATAAAgtgaacataacataaaaaaacctttaaaattcattttccaaCTTAAACCtgattatgaaatttaaaatttacctGTAAGAGCGTCAAGTACCCACCCATTTATCGTGTGGGGGTCTGTGAAGCTTCATTTAGCTGGTCATACATGTGAACCAGCGCGGCAACTCCCCAGGCATAGCCCGCAGACTGACTCGGGTCTCGAAACGCCTTCAGATGCACCACATGAAAATgggttgcactcttattagcaaaaagagcaCAACCCACCAGGTGGAGAAGGCAAGCATGCGCCACTACAATCCAACGTTGGGCCTGGCATCTACTCTCAATCTCTCATACACCTCACGAAGCTATGACAGTCGTATGTAAGCCCCATGAGCACGTACGGTCTCAGCTCGAGCCTCCTTGCCGGATACCTCTAGAAGCTCCGTTAACAGCAAGACCACCTCGTCCACGCCCAGAGGCTCAAACCTGTGTAATGCCCCTGTGATAGGAAGATGGAGGAGACACGCCACATCGTCCAGTGTGATCGTCAACTCCCCCactggaaggtggaaggtgctggTCTTCCTATGTCACCTCTCCGCAAATGCGGATATCAGTCCAGGATCGCCGGTGACCATAGAACACCCGATCAATGGACTTAATCTGGTGCCGGCAACAAGGTCTTCAATCTCAGGCGTTGGACTCCTAAATTTATCAACTTTCCTACCATAGGAGACCAGCTTCAACTCAGGTCGTTCCTGAGTTGAATAACACAACATAAAAGTTAATTAGACATTCATTATCAcaaacaacacaacaaaaaataaataattatcaacTACTAACACGTCCAGATTAAAATACCTCACCACACCAGATATTGTATGCCACATGGTCTGCAAATGATGTCAGCAATGATGTGTCATGTGGCCCACTAGGGAATCCCTCGCCATGCTCAGTAGGTGATCCCTCGGCACCATCAGCAGCTACGTCTGCAACATCTACGTTCGCAGCATCTAAGTCTGCAGTCGAAATGTCCTCATCCACATAAGGAACATCCTTTGTCACATCAAGAATATCCTCAGTCACCTGAGGAGGAACATCCTCAATCACCTGAGGAACTTTCTCAGCGACATCAACCTGAACCCGTTGCCTACGGGCAGAAGCGATAGGCCTACGATGCCGGGAAACATCAATATCATCCTCATCTCGACCCATGCCTCTGTCTGTACCACTACCTAAGGCACGAGGTCCACCTCTtgttctaaccatgatctgaaAATCATGAAGAACAATGTAGTTTTTTTGGTCAAATTAACTATTCATATAATTGGTAAATAAAGTTTCTTAGTACTCATTTGGTTGAAAATTTTCTACCTAATGCAACACAAATAGGTATGTCATGCAATTTTATGTATGTTGGTTTCAGGAGAAATTCTTCTTAATTTTGGTCTAAAGTATTCCTTTGTATGTTTCAGGGAAGTAACACTTGACTATTTGAAATTATCACACAAGATGGTTAGAGGCATTGTGAAAATCTTGATAAGTAAGCTTGGGGTGTCACTAGATGACTCAAAAATTAATCTTGGGTGTGTAGTTAACATGAACTACTACCCACCATTTCCAATTCCAGAGCTCACAGTAGGTGTAGGACGCCACTCGGACTTCGGAACCATTATATTGTGTATATTCACGGTAAAGGAGATTGGGATAGTTTACAAAATGGGTCGTGTAAGACTAAAAGGGGCCCAAACCATGTGGAGATGAGGAAATGTGAAAATGACGAACAGGAGGCAACATGTAGCCATACAAAGGGGAGTGCAAATGATAACGTGACTAGGGGTACTCATAATAGGCTTGGCTCAATCACTACATTAGAGAAGCTAAGGGAGATAGTGATATGGAGGTGGTGCTATGAGTAGATTGGATAAGGCTTTGGTATGACTAGAGTGGTTACAAGCTTGGCCAAATGCAACGCAATTTGTTCCCGATAGATACATATCCAATCATTGTCCAATTATGATCAATCGTAAGAGCATTGGTTAGGGACCTCGTCCAATCAAGTGATTCTGTGACACATGCTTCAATTATGTCAACACATGTTGTTATCGTGTACAGCTGTTGGATAAATGTATTATTCATCCATGCCTTAAATTTTTAGAACCCTATCTAACATAATACTAGAGCTAGTCTTTTATAATATTAGAACATCTAGCTCAAATAGCATGGCTTCCAATCTGATTAAAGTGAGCACAAGCTTGGTTCTAGTAGTTTTAGTAGCTCTCACAGTtcaaattttatacttttcaccCATAGATCCAGTTTTGCTGGATATAAAACCTGTTACTTTACAGGTGAAAAGTTAATGGTTCTTAATTCTTATATACATGGTCTGTATGGTGTTGAAGAATTAGTATTTACTAGCTACTTTTTTTTGCTatatgtgtttgttttcttaacAGAATATCATTAAGCTTGGAGAAGGACTTTTGAAGGAGCCAGAAGATGTTGGTGTAGATAAAGAACAGATTCTCTATACAGCTACTCGAGATGGTTGGATTAAAAGATTGCGCAGGAATAATGGAAAATGGGAGAATTGGAAGCATATAGATAGTCATACTTTGCTAGTAATCGCAACAGCAAAAGAAGGTGGTCTCATTGTTTGTGATACTTCCAAGGTAAAATAAACTCTTGAACACAAGAAAAAGTGAAACTGTTTCAATAGTAGATAATGAACATATATTATGGTTTAGGATATTCAATAGCAAGAGGAGCATGCATGCATGCTCACATTTTTACTTAGAAATATGACATTCATTGCTATGGTTTGGATCTTTTACTTAGAAATATGACATTGTTATTTTCAAGGATATAGatatttttcgtatttttggTCTATAATGATTATATACAAGGCAAGGGTTATTCTAATTATTGGACTTAACAAGTGACAATGTATTTGATACATACAAACATAGCATGTGAAAAATCTATTTGATACAACACATGTACAATCATAGCATGTGAAAAATCAAAttccaaacaacaaaaaataaaaaaaaaatcaaagttttaAGCACTTacagaagaagttcttccgtatgAACGATTTTCACACCCAAACGCATATGGAAGAACGTTCTTCTGAGTTCTAAAAAACTCTTCGTCTCCTACCTCTCTCTCCCATGGATTCTCAGACCAAAAATCGATAAGTCTCCTACCCTAAAACCACCGTAAACTACATCATACTAGCAGATAAAAGGGGAGGGGAGATACGAAATACTAACCTCGACGGCAGACGCAACAAACGCACCAAAAAAACTTGAGCAACGAGCGACAATGGCAGAAGGAAGAGAAGGTTGAGTGTGCGGAAGAAGAAACGTTCATgcagaagagaagaagattTTCGAAATGCAGCGgaaggaggaagaagagaaaggtaATTGCTGGGCAATATGGCTCATTCATATAAttactgggtgcacctagcaacatcCTTGAGCTAAAGTGGGCGTTAATGCATTATATATGAGGCAATTGTTTCGTGTACCTAGTGTTCTACTAATACACCcagaaaattattgtaaattccAAAATTCTCTATGCTAATAAACATACGGATTCATAATCCATAAGAATAAGTTTACTGATTCGTAATCCATAAGAGTAAGCTTACGGATTCATAATCCATAAGAATAAGTTTACTGATTCGTAATCCATAAGAGTAAGTTACGAATTCATAATTTGTTTATGGATTTATAATCCGTAAGTTTACGTAATTTGTAACACGTAATCCatatacggattgtcaatccgtatgttCATACCTGTGACTTTCGGGTTATTATTACGACGCTCTAACCAACTAAG contains:
- the LOC102665371 gene encoding uncharacterized protein, with translation MMDKPKILIKKSLQKEKQIALHPLSQRKPCVTPSNATGLYTLPLLQPSFKFLAINSTPSSPRALPMKKVTKSFQPSSSEVRNISYNYKLQEIIPKTDRVKEEGFKCSALFCMHLPGFGKTKPVKERKAETQMHASVNPVLSKPNSSSQKFERSSLLSQARIHENEGDNSVSSYFDLPSELFKFSSHNA
- the LOC121175259 gene encoding serine/threonine-protein phosphatase 7 long form homolog translates to MNGIKGAPYRARLDALTITDVSWLPYSEHQAVRGFKLISCYHGQLRWGHVVVYVRPERVLRQFGYIQTIPPPPVTASLSYDEIDERWMHFGDHLAPAGEICVVPGQVSMDYMEWYFQISHPFVTPTHEGDEPRQPAALDVEAYVEPHVPEVPIAADLPDIQWFLVKVAKQS
- the LOC121175263 gene encoding uncharacterized protein — its product is MASNLIKVSTSLVLVVLVALTVQILYFSPIDPVLLDIKPVTLQNIIKLGEGLLKEPEDVGVDKEQILYTATRDGWIKRLRRNNGKWENWKHIDSHTLLVIATAKEGGLIVCDTSKVK